From Micromonospora sp. NBC_01699, a single genomic window includes:
- the clpS gene encoding ATP-dependent Clp protease adapter ClpS, translated as MAAPQIAPVETPATEEVPVADRAWVTIVWDDPVNLMSYVTWVLQKLFGYSHEKAEQLMLDVHHKGRAVVSSGARERMEHDASQLHAYGLWATVDQS; from the coding sequence ATGGCGGCTCCCCAGATCGCACCAGTCGAGACGCCGGCCACCGAGGAGGTGCCGGTTGCCGACCGGGCCTGGGTCACCATCGTCTGGGACGATCCGGTGAACCTGATGTCGTACGTCACCTGGGTGTTGCAGAAACTCTTCGGCTACAGCCACGAGAAGGCCGAGCAGCTCATGCTCGACGTACACCACAAGGGCCGGGCGGTGGTGTCCAGCGGCGCCCGTGAGCGGATGGAGCACGACGCGTCACAGTTGCACGCGTACGGACTGTGGGCGACGGTCGACCAATCGTGA